In a single window of the Lates calcarifer isolate ASB-BC8 linkage group LG1, TLL_Latcal_v3, whole genome shotgun sequence genome:
- the slc15a1a gene encoding solute carrier family 15 member 1: MADKEDPKNGKMGKGKSKVVCGYPLSIFFIVVNEFCERFSYYGMRAVLVLYFKYFLRWDDDLATSIYHTFVALCYLTPILGAIVADSWLGKFKTIIYLSIVYAVGQVAMAVSAIHDITDSDRDGTPDSMTFHIVLSMVGLFLIALGTGGIKPCVAAFGGDQFGEHQDRQRRTFFSVFYLCINGGSLLSTIITPVLRAQECGIYSKQKCYSLAFGVPAALMVVALVVFIIGSGMYYKAEPQGNIMLDVCKCIGFAIKNRYRHRSKQYPKRQHWMDWAEEKYDKLLIAQIKMVLKVLFLYIPLPMFWTLFDQKGSRWTLQATTMDGNFGALVIQPDQMQTVNPILILTLVPIMDSLIYPLIKKCGLNFTPLKRMTVGMLLAAIAFVCAALVQIQIDKTLPTFPSTSQSQLKLLNMGSNSVTVKLPGNDALILPAAQASNDYYMFQAGQIDISFGNPEMTKPVTLGSGQRQTLLIPSTLSDELQMTNDLTSKPQEGNNAIRFVNGMKTAVNVSTAAADFGLIEPFYYSNYSQIKNGKATFTLRSGSQSCEYSTNFGFGSSYTFFIHSTLVFGSNCQDSVTAVEDIKPNSVHMALQIPQYFFITAGEVMFSVTGLEFSYSQAPSNMKAVLQAGWLFTVAIGNFIVLIVAELAKIPKQWAEYVLFASLLVAVCVIFSIMAYFYTYIDPTEIEAQFKKKINEDDEDDKSKPGKAEVEMVKRDSIKCHDEYDKATQTKM; encoded by the exons ATGGCAG ATAAGGAGGATCCCAAGAATGGGAAGATGGGCAAAGGAAAG AGCAAAGTGGTGTGTGGCTACCCACTCAGCATCTTCTTCATTGTTGTGAATGAGTTCTGTGAGAGGTTCTCATACTATGGAATGCGAG CTGTGCTCGTGCTATACTTTAAGTACTTCTTGCGCTGGGATGATGACTTGGCCACTTCCATCTACCACACCTTTGTGGCTCTCTGCTACCTCACCCCTATTCTAGGGGCCATTGTGGCTGACTCCTGGCTGGGAAAGTTTAA GACTATCATCTACTTGTCCATTGTCTATGCAGTTGGCCAAGTTGCAATGGCTGTCAGTGCAATCCATGACATCACTGACTCAGACAGAGATGGGACACCAGACAGCATGACCTTTCATAT TGTGCTGTCTATGGTGGGTCTCTTCCTCATCGCTTTGGGCACAGGTGGCATCAAACCTTGTGTGGCTGCCTTTGGTGGAGACCAGTTTGGTGAGCACCAG GACAGGCAAAGGAGAACTTTCTTCTCTGTATTCTACCTGTGCATCAATGGTGGGAGCCTCCTGTCAACCATTATCACTCCAGTCCTCAGAG CCCAGGAGTGTGGTATCTACAGTAAGCAGAAGTGTTATTCTCTGGCCTTCGGTGTCCCTGCAGCACTAATGGTGGTTGCACTTG TGGTGTTTATCATTGGGAGTGGTATGTACTACAAAGCTGAACCACAGGGAAACATCATGCTGGATGTGTGTAAATGCATTGGG TTTGCCATTAAAAACCGCTACAGGCACAGAAGCAAGCAATATCCAAAGAGGCAGCACTGGATGGACTGGGCTGAGGAAAAATACGAT AAACTCCTCATTGCTCAAATCAAAATGGTGCTGAAGGTCCTCTTTTTGTACATCCCACTGCCAATGTTTTGGACACTATTTGACCAAAAG GGTTCTAGGTGGACTCTGCAAGCCACCACCATGGATGGAAACTTT GGGGCACTTGTTATACAGCCTGATCAGATGCAG ACTGTCAACCCCATTCTGATCCTCACTCTGGTGCCTATCATGGACAGTCTAATCTACCCTCTGATCAAAAAATGTGGCCTGAATTTTAC ACCTCTGAAAAGAATGACAGTGGGCATGCTTCTAGCAGCTATAGCTTTTGTCTGTGCTGCTCTGGTTCAGATTCAGATTGAT AAAACATTGCCCACCTTCCCATCAACATCCCAGAGTCAGCTGAAATTACTTAACATGGGCAGTAATTCAGTCACAGTTAAGTTGCCTGGCAATGACGCACTGATTCTTCCTGCTGCTCAG gCCAGTAATGATTACTACATGTTTCAAGCAGGACAGATCGATATTTCATTTGGAAACCCTGAAATGACAAAACCCGTTACCTTAGGCAGCGGACAGCGACAAACACTTCTCATTCCCTCAACCCTCAGTGATGAATTGCAAATG ACCAATGATTTGACTTCCAAGCCTCAAGAAGGCAACAATGCAATTCG aTTTGTAAACGGAATGAAAACAGCAGTGAATGTATCAACGGCTGCAGCCGACTTTGGACTAATTGAGCCGTTTTATTATTCCAACTACTCCCAGATAAAAAATGGAAA GGCCACATTCACCCTACGGAGTGGTTCACAGTCATGTGAATATAGCACAAACTTCGGATTTGGAAGTTCATATACTTTCTTTATCCACAGCACTTTGGTCTTTGGATCAAAT tgtcaGGATTCTGTTACTGCTGTAGAAGACATCAAGCCCAACTCGGTTCATATGGCCCTCCAAATCCCACAGTACTTCTTTATAACTGCTGGTGAAGTGATGTTTTCTGTTACTGGTCTGGAGTTCTCCTACTCACAG GCACCCAGTAACATGAAAGCAGTGCTGCAAGCAGGCTGGTTGTTTACTGTTGCTATTGGCAACTTCATTGTACTGATTGTGGCTGAGCTTGCAAAGATTCccaaacag TGGGCAGAGTATGTCCTCTTTGCCTCCCTCCTAGTTGCAGTGTGTGTCATCTTCTCCATCATGGCCTATTTCTACACCTACATTGACCCTACAGAAATTGAGGCCCAATTCAAGAAGAAAATTAATGAAGATGACGAGGATGATAAAAGCAAGCCGGGGAAGGCAGAGGTTGAGATGGTCAAGAGAGACTCAATTAAATGTCATGATGAATATGATAAAGCCACACAGACCAAAATGTGA